In Bacteroidota bacterium, a single window of DNA contains:
- a CDS encoding YceI family protein, whose translation MKKVFLISFAALLFAACSNQTQHVEANEAGEVAQAETTALNLQIDTTQSIIEWVGGKHLGKTHHGTINLAGGTVSIENGHVSAGDFAADMSTIKNLDLPVDGDYNQAKLEGHLKSPDFFDVAQFPTATFHITSVKVESDDKGNTHLISGNLTINGLAKEISFPAKVDFSENGFRANATFIINRLDWGVTYDEEGIKGFLDGVVKKGKDDFVKNELEITVKLVANQ comes from the coding sequence ATGAAAAAAGTATTTTTAATCAGTTTCGCAGCGCTCTTATTTGCTGCATGTTCCAACCAGACACAGCATGTTGAAGCTAACGAAGCCGGAGAAGTAGCGCAAGCCGAAACTACTGCACTCAACCTTCAAATTGATACAACCCAGAGTATCATTGAATGGGTGGGAGGTAAGCACCTTGGCAAAACCCATCATGGTACCATTAACCTTGCTGGCGGGACTGTTTCTATTGAGAATGGACATGTGTCTGCAGGTGATTTTGCGGCAGATATGAGCACAATCAAAAATCTTGATTTACCCGTTGATGGTGATTATAACCAAGCTAAATTAGAGGGGCATCTTAAAAGTCCCGATTTCTTTGATGTAGCACAATTCCCAACAGCTACTTTCCATATCACTTCTGTTAAGGTAGAATCTGATGACAAGGGCAATACACACCTTATTTCAGGTAATTTGACAATTAATGGATTGGCAAAAGAGATTAGTTTCCCTGCCAAAGTTGATTTTTCTGAGAACGGTTTCCGTGCAAATGCAACTTTTATAATTAATAGACTTGATTGGGGAGTTACTTATGACGAAGAAGGAATTAAAGGATTTCTGGATGGCGTTGTAAAGAAAGGCAAAGATGATTTTGTGAAGAATGAACTTGAAATAACAGTGAAATTAGTAGCTAATCAATAG
- a CDS encoding DUF3822 family protein: protein MKNGFYNEAVFALNYELLAFRQTFDEGIAPHNFEPLNHHCSSVSFLYTPQHFEIIPAIFKGAGVLNPMNPVNESELDFFGNTLLLRNEMGNRSISNKGQITEISVTDLLMKLVAKSLLECTTTNSIFVFRKEDGFHLILLQKNKLLFANSFDFTAYEEVLYFCLNILKDYGIRQEECSLVYSETEYSESASNLWKPYFANVITIEKQLKLPNYQGSAPFDLQEFSLLFQLPQCV from the coding sequence TTGAAAAATGGTTTTTATAACGAAGCTGTTTTTGCTCTTAATTATGAGCTTTTGGCTTTTAGGCAAACCTTTGATGAAGGCATTGCTCCGCATAATTTTGAACCGCTAAACCATCATTGCTCTTCGGTATCATTTTTATATACCCCTCAGCATTTCGAAATTATTCCTGCTATTTTCAAAGGAGCGGGAGTTTTGAATCCAATGAATCCTGTAAATGAATCAGAATTGGACTTTTTTGGAAATACTTTATTGCTACGCAATGAAATGGGTAATAGATCAATATCGAATAAAGGACAAATAACAGAAATATCTGTAACCGATTTATTAATGAAGCTGGTTGCTAAATCACTTTTAGAGTGCACTACAACTAACAGTATTTTCGTTTTTAGAAAGGAGGATGGTTTTCATCTGATTCTTTTACAAAAGAATAAACTTCTATTTGCCAATTCTTTTGATTTTACTGCTTATGAGGAGGTTTTGTATTTTTGTTTGAACATACTCAAAGACTACGGTATTCGTCAAGAAGAGTGCAGTCTTGTTTATTCAGAGACGGAATACTCAGAAAGTGCCTCTAACCTTTGGAAGCCGTATTTTGCAAATGTTATTACCATTGAAAAGCAATTAAAATTACCTAATTACCAAGGATCAGCACCGTTTGACTTACAAGAATTTTCTTTGTTGTTTCAACTTCCACAATGCGTATAA
- a CDS encoding response regulator transcription factor: protein MEKKSFAPNMPINIAIAEDNCFSRQAAIERMSKYPQIRIKHIAANGKELISMLHKDCNIDLVLMDIEMPVMNGIEATKEVKKNWNQIKVLMLTMFDDEQNLFDAILAGASGYILKESNAEQIFRAMMDTITGGAVMSPAIALKALNLIKHPQQPTQNTQDFGLSEREIEILNQLKNGLTYEQIASNLFISYHTVRKHIENIYRKLQVTNKVEALQKASGNRLLD, encoded by the coding sequence ATAGCAGAAGATAACTGTTTTTCAAGACAGGCTGCCATAGAGCGCATGTCAAAATATCCGCAAATTCGGATAAAACATATTGCAGCTAATGGAAAGGAATTGATTAGCATGCTCCACAAAGATTGCAACATAGACTTGGTCTTGATGGACATTGAAATGCCTGTAATGAATGGTATCGAGGCAACAAAAGAAGTAAAGAAGAATTGGAATCAAATCAAAGTATTGATGCTCACAATGTTTGACGATGAACAAAATCTATTTGATGCTATCTTGGCGGGTGCTTCAGGTTATATACTCAAAGAAAGTAACGCTGAACAGATATTTAGGGCTATGATGGACACGATAACCGGGGGGGCTGTCATGAGCCCTGCAATCGCACTCAAAGCATTGAACCTCATCAAACACCCGCAACAACCAACGCAAAACACTCAAGACTTTGGCTTATCTGAAAGAGAAATAGAGATTCTTAACCAACTGAAAAATGGACTCACGTATGAACAAATAGCCTCTAATCTATTCATAAGCTATCATACAGTTCGCAAACACATTGAAAATATTTATCGAAAATTGCAAGTAACCAATAAAGTCGAGGCACTCCAAAAAGCTTCAGGAAACCGCCTACTTGATTGA
- the cyoE gene encoding heme o synthase: MENQPEISNVEVFTSKASVKDYLILGKFRLSLLVAVTACIGYLVGVYKDPYAEFHFASLLLLLIGGFLLSAASNALNQVMERDSDKLMTRTQNRPLVTNSMSINEALVFAFISSILSIFILGITFNATVAFLGLGSLVIYAFIYTPLKKITPICAFVGALPGAAPPMLGFIGATGEISFIAIIIFAIQFFWQFVHFWSLAWLLHEDYLKAGYFMLPSRQGKSKNSAFQIWWYSLLMTLASAIPFLIGFSGVVYLIVAMICGGIVLWYALQLYKTLENKDAKKVMLASYLHIVFVLVALLF; the protein is encoded by the coding sequence TTGGAGAATCAGCCCGAAATATCGAATGTGGAAGTGTTTACCTCCAAGGCTAGTGTAAAAGACTATCTCATACTGGGGAAGTTTCGACTATCACTTCTTGTTGCGGTGACTGCATGTATTGGCTATCTTGTGGGTGTTTACAAAGACCCTTACGCTGAATTTCACTTTGCTTCTTTATTACTACTTCTGATTGGAGGTTTTTTGTTATCCGCAGCATCCAATGCGCTGAATCAAGTGATGGAAAGAGATTCTGATAAATTAATGACCAGAACACAGAACCGTCCACTCGTGACTAATTCCATGTCTATCAACGAAGCTTTAGTTTTTGCCTTTATCAGTTCAATATTGAGTATTTTCATATTGGGAATTACTTTTAACGCAACAGTGGCATTTTTAGGCTTAGGCTCATTGGTTATATATGCCTTTATTTACACTCCTTTAAAGAAGATTACTCCCATTTGTGCTTTTGTTGGAGCTTTGCCCGGTGCGGCTCCTCCCATGCTTGGTTTTATTGGAGCAACAGGAGAAATTTCATTTATTGCAATTATCATTTTTGCCATTCAATTTTTCTGGCAATTTGTTCACTTTTGGAGTTTAGCATGGCTATTACATGAGGATTATCTTAAAGCCGGTTATTTTATGTTGCCTTCGCGTCAGGGCAAAAGTAAGAATAGCGCCTTTCAAATATGGTGGTACTCACTGTTGATGACACTTGCCAGTGCCATTCCTTTCTTGATTGGTTTTAGTGGAGTCGTTTATCTCATTGTTGCCATGATATGCGGTGGAATTGTGCTATGGTATGCCCTTCAATTATATAAAACATTAGAGAACAAAGACGCCAAAAAGGTTATGTTAGCAAGCTATCTGCATATCGTTTTTGTTTTAGTTGCTTTATTATTTTAA
- a CDS encoding OmpA family protein, producing MKNKLLKSLGRILFVSAFMLFCNSLYSQMSYEQYKATYKPNYKTITPDMKLVKTVNESTPAVGAAVIELLLGKLNENSSDQDSKLKIVAILTSCKRDVVAQILKNLSTEDAVKALNVVKDEWVREIMWFVDVNTYHNLASSLDQIKNWKMNDGAFGQKSDKWMPVYAGLGYDRAWGGYSAFNEYIDAYNKNPNKKDGANNPLLLSEPLNKMGTTNGIDIMGAFYKTGKSIIEIQIQSRKAVSKGGGADWSRSYSFGSNALNFIFLKPSKHYYRPVITYSGWGFHGAMTNIKSKITANDVTGIPQGRLGGGFTAGLSYNLGMYINPSKSLPVMIGLRAYAQFNLMLSDVSYLESGNPQGAPQKLKSMMNLYGLQFQVLYKFPTKSPSHQYPTFNEEVIAKMDRHINTVYSEISPTISPDGKTLYFIRSDHPLNNTGAYSSQDIWVADISNGIENAEAKHLDAPFNTRTYNSVAGVSPDENTMVIKGYFNNGEYVKKGYSFIYRTVDGWSKPQGIDIKDYENMAKGTYVACYWTQDGKHLILGFSESSSDDNENLYVSHLQKGGTWSRPISLGTTINTKGDDVHSPFMASDGKTLYYSSNRKGGLGSNDIWMAKRLDDTWTNWSEPENLGSDVNTEKWDAYYSIDASGKYAYMASSKNSVGLTDIIRIELKQEVQPDPVILIKGKVLNEKTNEPIAATIVYNGIEDGVNYGIARTNPATGEYKIVLPYGKNYDITASAPNFIGVSENLDLRQVGEYREIEKNLFLVPIEVGATVRLNNIFFEFGSANLKEESYSELNRVVEFLQQNPTVKIELSGHTDNVGSDASNNKLSQDRVNSVKTYLVSKGISESRMQAKGYGKTKPVATNDTEEGRQQNRRVEFSILEK from the coding sequence ATGAAAAACAAACTACTCAAAAGCTTAGGCAGAATCTTGTTCGTTTCTGCTTTCATGTTGTTTTGTAATTCGCTCTATTCGCAAATGTCGTATGAGCAATACAAGGCTACTTACAAACCCAATTACAAGACGATTACACCGGATATGAAGTTGGTGAAAACCGTTAATGAGTCCACCCCTGCAGTTGGTGCAGCAGTGATTGAACTGCTTCTTGGTAAGTTGAATGAAAATTCAAGTGATCAAGATTCAAAATTAAAAATTGTTGCGATATTGACGAGTTGCAAAAGAGATGTAGTAGCCCAGATTCTTAAAAATCTATCAACAGAAGATGCAGTCAAAGCACTGAATGTAGTAAAAGATGAGTGGGTGAGAGAAATTATGTGGTTTGTGGATGTGAATACTTATCACAATTTAGCATCAAGCTTAGACCAAATTAAAAATTGGAAAATGAATGATGGTGCATTTGGTCAAAAATCAGACAAATGGATGCCGGTATATGCTGGTCTGGGTTATGATAGAGCGTGGGGCGGTTATAGTGCTTTTAATGAATATATTGATGCATACAATAAAAACCCTAATAAAAAGGATGGTGCAAATAATCCCCTATTATTATCAGAACCCTTAAACAAAATGGGTACTACCAATGGTATTGATATAATGGGTGCTTTTTATAAAACAGGAAAGTCTATCATAGAAATTCAGATTCAGAGTAGGAAAGCTGTATCCAAAGGTGGTGGTGCTGATTGGAGTCGCTCATATAGCTTTGGTTCAAATGCTTTGAATTTTATATTCCTCAAACCTTCTAAACATTACTATCGACCTGTGATTACCTATTCCGGATGGGGTTTCCATGGAGCAATGACCAATATTAAGTCTAAAATTACTGCAAACGATGTAACCGGAATACCACAAGGTAGGTTGGGAGGTGGTTTTACCGCTGGTTTGAGCTATAACTTAGGTATGTATATTAACCCATCAAAATCACTTCCTGTGATGATTGGGCTTAGGGCATACGCTCAATTTAACTTGATGTTATCTGATGTTAGTTATTTGGAATCCGGTAATCCACAAGGAGCACCTCAAAAGCTAAAATCAATGATGAATCTTTATGGATTGCAGTTCCAAGTTCTTTATAAGTTCCCTACCAAGTCGCCTTCTCATCAATATCCCACATTTAATGAGGAGGTAATTGCTAAAATGGATAGACATATTAATACTGTTTATAGCGAAATTAGCCCGACTATTTCTCCTGATGGAAAGACACTTTATTTCATCCGCTCAGATCATCCTTTGAATAACACCGGTGCCTATAGTTCGCAAGATATTTGGGTGGCTGATATTAGCAATGGAATAGAAAATGCCGAAGCTAAACACCTTGACGCCCCCTTTAACACCAGAACCTATAACAGCGTTGCCGGTGTTAGCCCTGACGAAAACACCATGGTAATCAAAGGTTACTTTAATAATGGTGAATATGTGAAAAAAGGATATTCTTTTATCTATAGAACCGTTGATGGTTGGTCAAAACCACAAGGAATTGATATTAAGGATTATGAAAATATGGCAAAAGGTACTTACGTTGCTTGCTATTGGACACAAGATGGTAAACACTTGATTTTAGGGTTCTCAGAAAGTTCGTCTGATGATAATGAAAATTTGTATGTTTCCCATTTGCAAAAAGGTGGTACTTGGTCAAGACCTATCAGTTTAGGTACAACCATCAATACCAAAGGAGATGATGTACACTCTCCATTTATGGCATCAGACGGAAAAACTCTTTATTATTCTTCCAACAGAAAAGGTGGATTGGGTAGCAATGATATATGGATGGCAAAACGTTTGGATGATACTTGGACAAATTGGTCAGAACCCGAAAATCTTGGAAGTGATGTAAATACTGAAAAATGGGATGCTTACTACTCAATTGATGCTTCCGGTAAATATGCTTATATGGCAAGTTCTAAAAACTCAGTTGGGTTGACTGACATTATCAGAATAGAATTAAAACAAGAAGTGCAACCGGACCCTGTTATTCTTATCAAAGGTAAGGTTTTGAATGAGAAAACCAATGAGCCCATTGCAGCTACTATTGTTTATAATGGAATTGAAGATGGTGTGAATTATGGAATAGCCAGAACAAACCCTGCCACAGGTGAATATAAGATTGTCCTTCCTTATGGCAAAAACTATGATATCACTGCCAGCGCTCCTAATTTTATCGGTGTATCTGAAAACTTAGACTTGAGACAAGTAGGGGAATATAGAGAGATAGAAAAGAATCTATTCTTGGTTCCTATTGAGGTTGGTGCTACAGTGAGGTTGAATAATATTTTCTTTGAATTTGGTTCTGCTAATTTAAAAGAAGAGTCCTATTCAGAGTTAAATAGGGTAGTTGAGTTTTTACAACAAAATCCAACTGTCAAAATTGAACTTTCCGGTCATACTGATAACGTGGGAAGTGATGCGTCTAATAACAAACTGTCACAAGATCGTGTAAATTCTGTGAAAACTTATTTGGTGAGCAAAGGCATATCTGAAAGCAGAATGCAAGCTAAAGGTTACGGCAAAACCAAGCCCGTTGCAACCAATGATACCGAAGAAGGAAGACAACAGAACAGAAGGGTTGAATTCAGTATCTTAGAAAAATAA
- a CDS encoding aldehyde dehydrogenase family protein, translating to MNAIQEFKKLELYLKQIRSREYFSLYPENPKAYTEDELKQGEKDFHSRLNTNFDTLYSDGCVDWAGEEISPYLQVGLGIKYPRFSAETLIHNAESVRGTWAKTSIETRIDILLKTLDEVKNHFSELAYATMHTTGQSFLMSFQASGPHALDRAVETITLGYAELTRFAKDVTWTKNLGKFDLVLEKNFKPIPKGVGLVIGCTTFPTWNSLPGLYANLIAGNPVIVKPHPKAVYPMAIVIHEIQQVLAKHGFDKRTVQLAIDRSSELITKQLCENPAVKLIDYTGGNLFGDYVEQLKGKEVFTEKAGINSVILDSCDDIQKVAANLAFSICLYSSQMCTAPQNIYISKEGIKTSNGVVSYDEFKTIFADAVSALVNNPKAGPGTLGAIQNDATIQRVTESKKNFSNLVKSPEPFVNPEFESARVQTPTIVSVDSSQKDLFWKEYFGPLTILVQTNNFEESLQLTAKSAVEKGAITCLAYCTDNKQCEIIEDSMNQVFIPVSFNFTGAAFVNQHAAFSDLHVTGGNPAGNATFTDANFINRRYVWIGNRYMK from the coding sequence ATGAACGCTATACAAGAATTTAAAAAATTAGAGCTTTATCTCAAGCAAATTAGAAGCAGAGAGTATTTTTCACTTTATCCCGAAAATCCTAAAGCATATACCGAAGATGAGTTAAAACAGGGTGAAAAAGACTTCCATAGCCGATTAAATACAAATTTTGATACATTATATTCAGATGGATGTGTTGATTGGGCTGGTGAAGAAATTTCGCCATACCTGCAAGTAGGGTTGGGTATAAAATACCCTCGATTTTCAGCAGAGACACTCATTCACAATGCAGAATCGGTTCGTGGCACTTGGGCTAAAACTTCCATAGAAACACGTATAGATATTTTACTTAAAACCTTAGATGAAGTAAAAAATCATTTCTCTGAACTTGCGTATGCGACCATGCATACAACGGGACAATCATTTTTGATGTCTTTTCAGGCAAGCGGACCTCATGCATTGGACAGAGCAGTCGAAACTATTACGCTTGGATATGCTGAATTAACCCGATTTGCAAAAGATGTAACTTGGACAAAGAATCTAGGAAAATTTGATTTGGTGCTTGAAAAGAACTTTAAGCCAATCCCCAAAGGGGTAGGGCTGGTTATTGGCTGTACCACTTTTCCTACATGGAATTCATTGCCGGGTCTATATGCAAATTTGATTGCAGGCAATCCGGTCATCGTGAAGCCACATCCCAAAGCTGTGTATCCGATGGCTATTGTCATTCATGAAATTCAACAAGTCTTAGCTAAACATGGTTTTGATAAAAGAACTGTGCAACTTGCGATTGACCGTAGTTCAGAGCTGATAACCAAACAACTATGCGAAAATCCTGCTGTGAAACTAATTGACTATACGGGAGGCAATCTGTTTGGCGATTATGTTGAACAACTCAAAGGTAAAGAAGTCTTTACAGAGAAGGCGGGTATTAACTCTGTTATTCTGGATTCTTGTGATGATATACAAAAAGTGGCGGCTAATCTTGCATTTTCAATTTGTTTGTATTCAAGTCAGATGTGTACAGCGCCTCAAAATATTTATATTTCAAAAGAAGGTATTAAAACATCAAACGGAGTGGTAAGCTATGATGAATTTAAAACGATTTTTGCCGATGCCGTCAGTGCGTTGGTGAATAATCCCAAAGCAGGACCCGGTACCTTAGGTGCAATCCAAAATGATGCAACTATTCAAAGAGTTACAGAAAGTAAAAAGAACTTTTCGAATTTAGTAAAATCTCCTGAACCTTTTGTCAATCCCGAGTTCGAATCTGCAAGAGTTCAAACTCCTACCATTGTTTCAGTGGATAGCTCTCAAAAAGATTTATTTTGGAAGGAATATTTTGGACCCTTGACTATTCTGGTTCAGACAAATAATTTTGAAGAATCACTTCAATTGACCGCGAAATCTGCTGTCGAAAAAGGTGCAATCACTTGTCTTGCTTATTGCACAGATAATAAACAATGTGAAATTATAGAGGATTCTATGAATCAAGTATTTATACCTGTCTCTTTTAATTTTACCGGAGCAGCATTTGTTAATCAGCATGCTGCTTTTTCCGATTTGCATGTTACCGGTGGTAATCCTGCAGGCAATGCCACATTCACTGATGCGAATTTTATCAATCGAAGGTATGTGTGGATAGGAAACCGTTATATGAAATAA
- a CDS encoding cytochrome oxidase subunit III, whose amino-acid sequence MSEKITNINPSNIQNTREDKSSFGVHPVVFLVWLLIIASIMLFSGFISAYIVQRTDGLRNEAWLQFQLPICFWVSAGIAVVSSFLMQKAYNSARKDDVQLVPSLVFLAIITGLMFGISQFLGWKDMTSRGLFISNQEPEEISASFVYVISLVHLAHILIGLALLIITFYKSLKLKVHRKDLVFINISTTYWHFLGLLWICILLFLYFAR is encoded by the coding sequence ATGAGTGAAAAAATTACAAATATAAATCCAAGTAATATTCAGAATACAAGGGAGGATAAAAGCAGTTTTGGAGTACATCCAGTTGTATTCCTTGTTTGGCTGCTCATCATAGCTTCCATCATGCTTTTCTCAGGATTTATCAGTGCTTATATTGTACAAAGAACTGATGGATTGCGCAATGAGGCTTGGCTTCAATTTCAGTTACCTATATGTTTTTGGGTGAGTGCCGGTATTGCTGTTGTATCGAGTTTCTTAATGCAAAAGGCATATAATTCTGCTCGCAAAGATGATGTGCAACTTGTGCCCAGTCTTGTATTTTTAGCCATTATTACCGGACTTATGTTTGGAATTTCTCAATTCTTGGGTTGGAAGGATATGACAAGTAGAGGTTTGTTCATTTCCAATCAAGAACCTGAGGAAATATCTGCCAGTTTTGTTTATGTGATTTCACTGGTGCATTTGGCACATATCCTGATTGGTTTAGCACTGCTTATTATTACTTTTTATAAGTCTTTAAAGCTCAAAGTTCATAGAAAAGACCTTGTGTTTATTAATATCTCAACAACATATTGGCATTTTCTCGGATTACTTTGGATTTGTATTCTTTTATTTCTTTACTTTGCGCGATAA
- a CDS encoding cytochrome C oxidase subunit IV family protein, whose translation MSTMNHTIEDPEKEYDPSQYVPEAHSHGKKEVWMVFYILLFLTLIDVAIYFIFHPSTARHLTFIALGVLKGFYIVGTFMHLKYEVKNLVLTILLPLILVVYLIALIIHEGGAIELSNYIQ comes from the coding sequence ATGAGTACAATGAATCACACTATTGAAGATCCAGAAAAGGAGTACGACCCATCACAATATGTTCCCGAAGCACATAGTCATGGCAAGAAAGAAGTATGGATGGTTTTCTATATATTACTTTTTCTAACCTTAATTGATGTAGCTATCTATTTCATTTTCCACCCCTCAACCGCAAGACACTTGACTTTTATTGCTTTGGGAGTGCTTAAAGGTTTCTATATAGTAGGTACTTTTATGCACCTTAAATATGAAGTTAAGAATCTGGTTTTAACAATCTTATTACCCTTAATCTTGGTAGTCTATCTTATAGCACTAATTATTCATGAAGGGGGCGCCATAGAATTATCAAACTATATTCAATAA
- a CDS encoding cytochrome c oxidase subunit 3: MSNTATIQQAKPTWAGGRSPFNVSYGKLMMWIFLISDIFTFSSLLVFYGATRFANWDVWPSPDMVFNHFPFAGHMHLPLFFVSFMTFVLIFSSVTMVLAVEAGQRMAQKEVAKYMLLTIVGGLIFLSCQAWEWSVFIGEGARMYGNDFGLTAEGAKYAHSLKLFDTYHWQEGYRMTGAPQFSSFFFLVTGFHGLHVFSGVIINLVVYINVIFGTYERRGHYDMVEKVGLYWHFVDLVWVFVFTFFYLI, encoded by the coding sequence ATGTCAAACACTGCTACAATTCAACAAGCTAAGCCTACGTGGGCAGGAGGTCGCTCTCCATTTAATGTTAGCTATGGAAAATTGATGATGTGGATATTCTTGATTTCAGATATCTTCACATTTTCCTCACTCTTAGTTTTCTATGGTGCAACCAGATTTGCCAATTGGGATGTATGGCCATCACCGGATATGGTGTTTAATCACTTCCCTTTTGCCGGACACATGCATCTACCTTTGTTTTTCGTTAGTTTCATGACTTTTGTGCTGATATTTAGCTCAGTTACCATGGTTTTGGCAGTGGAAGCCGGACAAAGAATGGCACAGAAAGAAGTTGCTAAATACATGCTGTTGACCATCGTGGGTGGACTTATTTTCTTGTCATGTCAGGCTTGGGAATGGTCTGTCTTTATTGGCGAAGGCGCCAGAATGTATGGAAATGATTTTGGGCTGACAGCAGAAGGCGCTAAATATGCACACAGCCTCAAACTTTTTGACACTTACCATTGGCAAGAAGGATATAGAATGACTGGCGCACCGCAATTTTCTTCATTTTTCTTTTTGGTAACCGGATTCCATGGTTTACACGTTTTCAGTGGTGTTATCATCAACCTTGTTGTTTATATCAATGTTATTTTTGGTACTTATGAAAGGAGAGGACACTATGATATGGTTGAAAAAGTGGGTTTATATTGGCACTTTGTTGATTTGGTTTGGGTTTTTGTATTTACCTTCTTTTACCTCATTTAA
- a CDS encoding RsmD family RNA methyltransferase, producing MRITGGEFAGRVIKGSPGSHVRPTTDRARESFFNILQNRYDFAQTKVLDLFAGTGVMALEFISRGCVDVVSVDLNPKSIQFMKQLKLEFGVADNWSLKKENALNFVQIHDLQSYDVIYADPPYHWTFYQELLNQIMKKVASPTLVCLEHERNHLLPHITLVEEKFYGQSTISFYRK from the coding sequence ATGCGTATAACAGGTGGGGAGTTTGCGGGAAGGGTAATCAAGGGGAGTCCCGGTAGCCATGTGCGACCCACCACAGACAGAGCGCGTGAGAGTTTCTTTAACATTTTGCAAAACAGATATGATTTTGCTCAAACAAAAGTATTGGATTTGTTCGCGGGTACCGGGGTTATGGCTTTAGAGTTTATTTCCAGAGGGTGTGTTGATGTAGTATCTGTTGACTTAAACCCAAAATCCATACAATTTATGAAACAACTTAAATTGGAATTTGGAGTTGCTGATAATTGGAGTTTAAAGAAAGAAAATGCTTTGAATTTTGTGCAAATACATGACTTGCAAAGTTATGATGTCATTTATGCAGATCCGCCCTATCATTGGACATTCTATCAGGAATTATTAAATCAAATAATGAAGAAAGTTGCATCGCCTACTTTGGTTTGTTTGGAACATGAAAGAAACCATTTGCTGCCACATATTACGCTCGTTGAAGAAAAATTCTATGGCCAATCCACTATCAGTTTCTATAGAAAATAA
- the coaD gene encoding pantetheine-phosphate adenylyltransferase: MKRAVFPGTFDPITNGHVGVVEKSLNLFDEVIIAIGSNVKKATLFSLEQRQAWIEQVFKNTDKVKVMTYEGLTIDFCKSQNAGFIIRGLRNSTDFDYEQSIAHANKKMSPEIETIFVLAPENAATISSSIVREIIVSGGDFRPFVPKGVGES; encoded by the coding sequence ATGAAAAGAGCCGTTTTCCCCGGAACATTTGATCCTATTACCAACGGACATGTTGGTGTCGTTGAAAAAAGTTTAAATCTTTTTGACGAGGTGATTATTGCGATTGGTTCTAATGTGAAAAAAGCCACTTTGTTCAGTTTGGAACAACGCCAAGCATGGATAGAGCAAGTTTTTAAAAACACGGACAAGGTTAAGGTCATGACATACGAAGGCTTGACTATCGATTTTTGTAAAAGTCAAAATGCCGGATTTATTATTAGAGGACTGCGCAATTCAACAGATTTCGACTACGAACAATCTATTGCGCATGCCAACAAAAAGATGTCGCCAGAGATTGAAACCATCTTTGTTTTAGCTCCGGAAAATGCGGCTACCATTAGCAGTTCAATAGTCAGAGAAATTATTGTCTCCGGTGGAGATTTCAGACCTTTTGTTCCTAAAGGTGTGGGAGAATCTTGA